The DNA window CAATACGCGTGTAACGAAACGCTAAGTAAATGCCTAAACCTAATGTAACTAATCCACTCACGGCTAAAACGATGCCAATCCCTGTTCCTGGACTTTGTTGCGCCGCTGGTGAGGTATCTCGACTCACACTCGCCGACAGCAACACAACAGCCGAAATTACAGCTAAAACTAACTGAGTCCAAAAACTAAGCCAGCCAGCTATCCGAAATGCGATCGCAATTCGTTGCAACCCCGAAGGCAGCGAAGAATCTGACTTGTTAACCATCGTTCTAGTTTCAAGTAGCAGTACCTATAACTAGATTCTTATCACATTTGTTAGTGCTGCTGACAGCGCACTTAGGAAGAAGTTGCATGAACTTGACGAACATTCAATTGCGACTTGTTCAGACAAAGCGTGAATTTCTTGGGTAGTTTTGTCATCCACTCATCAATAATTTACTTATTTTCCGCATACTTAAGTCATAAATAAAATCGCTTTTCACTTGTTCTACTTTTTTCTCTGGCTAAGTTTTTTTACTTATAATTGTTTCGTGTGATGTGCGCTCTAGTTTACAAAATTTGAAACTCAAGTTATTTATAATTTATTTTTGACTACCCAGATATTTTTTCTCTATTAATCAAATATCTAATTTAGGAAGTTTAGCTTATGAGTACATTCAAGATAAGTATTTATAGTTCTAGTTGAGGGCTGAAGGTTCTTTGTTTGTTTTCGATTATTTTCCTACACGCAGAAAATATATATCATTTTTGAAGGTTATTTAGAATTAGTTATGTCTGCTTGCTGGTCACAGATACGCATTTAATAACATTAAAGTAATGTTAGTCTTCTATTCATAAAAATTCGCAGAAAAAAGCAAATTAAAAGTATAGAATTACTAAACGGCGTGCGTCTTTCAAATAGCCAGTAGGTAACTGGCATTTCAGTCGATTGGCAATGAGGACATAAATAGTTTTTATGATAGCTACCTGTTGTGATACTTGAATTTAGCCCTAGACGCATTAAGCGGTTTAAAAAAAAATGAAAATTCATGAAATCTATGAGTTTTTTCAAAACCCTCCTCCAACTTATTTATGCCAAGAATTAGCCGTATGTTATGTATTGTCAGTATTGCTAGAAACTGAGTCTTATGGAACAGAGTTAATTCAACGTTTAGAGAACAAATATCCTCTATACCGCCTTTCTGACACTGTTTTGTACAGCGCTCTCAAATTTCTTGAAGATGAAAAGGCTATTACTGGCTACTGGCGCAAAGTAGAAGGTCGTGGACGTCCGCGCAGGATGTATCAAATCAATCCTGATTGGTTGCCGCAGGCTCAAGAATTAGCACGCTTATGGCAAGGATATGCGAATAGTGGTATGCGTGTAACAAATCATCAATAATTAAAAGAAAACGTTGCACACTGTAACGACAAATGATGAGTGTTACATCTCTTGCTTCTACGTTGGTACTGACTTTGCTACTAGCAGTCGGGCTATTTTTCTTTATTCGAGCATCGGTCAAAGATCGTACGCAAGAAGTTACTCTTGTCTTTGAACAAGAGGAAACCTCTTTGCTAGAGCAATTACAGCAGTATTTTGCTCGTCGCTCATATCGCCTATCTACGGTTGACTCAGAACGAAATCAAGTTACATATGAGGGATTTGTTAAGCCGAGCATTTTCTTAGCAATATTTTTATCGTCGCTTGCAGCGATCGGAATTTTGTGTTTAGCACTTGTCTGGTCTTTACTCTTCCCGAACTTGAGTTCAATCTTCCTTGGTTTAGTGCTACTATCTCCTATGGCTGGCGTGTTTTATTGGAAAAAAGCTGCTCGTCCGGAGCAAGTTTTGCTCAAGCTTTCCAATCAGACCGACAAGCTACAGCATGAGTTACAAAGCCAAATTACAGTTGTTGCTCATAGAGATGAGCTAATTGAGCTACAGCGATCGCTCAAGTTAAAGCCTTGTGAGTAAAGCTCACTACTGCAATAAAATACCCCACCTAGATTTCCGGTCTTGAGTGGGGTAAAAATCAAAAATGCTTTGCTCCAATATTTGGCAAGTACTAGCTAGCTTTGCACGAAAGTCTTTTTTCGCAATTGCTAACGAGCTTGCCATCCATTGAGTCAACGGCTGTATTCATTTGCGAACAGCTAGGCTGTCTTGTTCTGGAGATTCTAACGTTCTCAAACTGGGAAACAAAAAATGGTTCTCTTCCACGTATTGTGCCCCGAATAGACCTTTTTCTGCCCAAAAATAACGGTCTGTTGTATGTTCGTTCCGTTTTACTAGTAGCAGCGCCGGTGGTAAAATCCCCTCCGCTTGAATGAATTTTCGCGCGGCTGTCACAGGTTTATCTTCACCACTTTCGATGCTAAATTGGGCAACGTGTTCGAGGATTCGGCGTCCTTCTTGGCGACGACGACTTTTGCGCTTCCGTCTCCTTGCCAACCTCTTTCCCTCCTCTTTCAAGCTGCATATTGTAGTCATGGTTACAAAAGCCGTCGTCAGTATATGAGATTGAGATGGAAAAATCAACTTTTGTTAAGGTTTTGATACAAAGTTGTTGAGCTTAGCTCAGGTGGATAATCTTAAAATTTATAACTCCAGATTGAGTCAAGTAGTAACTTTATAATTTTTAAATAGTTAGTATGTCGCCATAATGAAAAGGTAATAGGTAATAAATAGTCACCAATTACCAGTTACCAATCTTAACAAGCGATTCGCGTTATAGAGTAATTTATTGATGTCTGCCAGTTCTGAGTTAGTTGCGCTATGTCGATCACAGGTTGCTTTACTGACCCAAAGTTTAGGAGCATCCTTAAGTGTTGTGTACCTAACCGAAGAACTGCGAGAAGAAGGGGAATCACAAACAAAGTTAATTCCTGTAGTTGTTTATCCAGAATCAGCTGCTTGGCAAGCGGCAACAGCTTTAACACTTGTCCCAAAACTTAAGAATAGTTTACTACCGCTGCTATCTGATACACAAAGCTTTGCACCATCAGACGCTGTATTTCCACATATGTCAAATACAGATCGCACAGAAGATACAGCGGCGCATGACTACAATTTGTTACCTAGCACGCAAATTGTTTTGCCCTTGATGCATGACAACAGTTTCATGGGGTTGCTCGTGACAAATCGAGAGCATAAACCCTGGAATGAACGCGAACGTCATGAAATTGAACACGTTGCGCAAACACTGGCACTAGCAAGAGTACTCGACAAACGTCGCGAGTGGTACGAACAGCAGCTTACTCAACAGCAATCTTTAATGCAGACGCAACGCGATTTGCTCGATAATTTATTGCATCAATTGCGTAACCCGTTAACAGCATTGCGGACATTTGGCAAACTTTTAATTAAACGCTTTGTTCCAGGAGATGCGAATCGTAAAGTCGCAGAAAATATCGTTAGAGAGAGCGATCGCATTCAAGAATTACTCAAACAGTTTGACCGAATTATTGAGCTAACGCCACAGACCGAACCTGATCCCGAAAAATCTTTGTCGGTCACTCCTTTGGTTCTAGAAAGAACAGTTGAACCAGTCACAAAACCTTTAGTGCTGCTACCAAATATCAGCGAAAATATAGAACCATGTTCGGTTGTTGATATTCTCGAACCGCTGCTAGCTAGCGCTAATGCGATCGCGCAAGAACGCAATTTAAACGTTCACTTTGAGATTCCTGCTGATTTAGGCTTAGTCCAGGCTAATCGCGTAGCTTTAAGAGAAGTCTTCAGTAATTTACTTGATAATGCCTTAAAGTACACGCCAGCAGGCGGAGAAATTCACATTCAAGTGGAACCCAAAGAAGATTTTCAAAGTATTGCAATCAGTGATACTGGTCCAGGAATTCCCGCACAAGATTTAGAGCATATGTTTGAACGACACTATCGGGGTGTGCAAGCCGCATCACAAATTCCTGGCACAGGTTTAGGGCTTGCGATCGCGAAAGATTTAGTCGAACAAATGCAAGGAAAAATTGAAGTTTTTAGCCCTGCCAA is part of the Chroogloeocystis siderophila 5.2 s.c.1 genome and encodes:
- a CDS encoding PadR family transcriptional regulator, with protein sequence MKIHEIYEFFQNPPPTYLCQELAVCYVLSVLLETESYGTELIQRLENKYPLYRLSDTVLYSALKFLEDEKAITGYWRKVEGRGRPRRMYQINPDWLPQAQELARLWQGYANSGMRVTNHQ
- a CDS encoding cofactor assembly of complex C subunit B; amino-acid sequence: MMSVTSLASTLVLTLLLAVGLFFFIRASVKDRTQEVTLVFEQEETSLLEQLQQYFARRSYRLSTVDSERNQVTYEGFVKPSIFLAIFLSSLAAIGILCLALVWSLLFPNLSSIFLGLVLLSPMAGVFYWKKAARPEQVLLKLSNQTDKLQHELQSQITVVAHRDELIELQRSLKLKPCE
- a CDS encoding DUF3155 domain-containing protein, with protein sequence MARRRKRKSRRRQEGRRILEHVAQFSIESGEDKPVTAARKFIQAEGILPPALLLVKRNEHTTDRYFWAEKGLFGAQYVEENHFLFPSLRTLESPEQDSLAVRK
- a CDS encoding GAF domain-containing sensor histidine kinase → MSASSELVALCRSQVALLTQSLGASLSVVYLTEELREEGESQTKLIPVVVYPESAAWQAATALTLVPKLKNSLLPLLSDTQSFAPSDAVFPHMSNTDRTEDTAAHDYNLLPSTQIVLPLMHDNSFMGLLVTNREHKPWNERERHEIEHVAQTLALARVLDKRREWYEQQLTQQQSLMQTQRDLLDNLLHQLRNPLTALRTFGKLLIKRFVPGDANRKVAENIVRESDRIQELLKQFDRIIELTPQTEPDPEKSLSVTPLVLERTVEPVTKPLVLLPNISENIEPCSVVDILEPLLASANAIAQERNLNVHFEIPADLGLVQANRVALREVFSNLLDNALKYTPAGGEIHIQVEPKEDFQSIAISDTGPGIPAQDLEHMFERHYRGVQAASQIPGTGLGLAIAKDLVEQMQGKIEVFSPAKHFTNSNDSNPGTTFVVWLPVVKKAINN